One window of the Oncorhynchus clarkii lewisi isolate Uvic-CL-2024 chromosome 19, UVic_Ocla_1.0, whole genome shotgun sequence genome contains the following:
- the LOC139374658 gene encoding uncharacterized protein: MSYHQGEPMDDETMDPKSVHTEKKKSPTPSCDSLKSNQSMGLPISLKEGISTQDERCSYLERTSSFGSNLNFSCESDQSLHFTYFIKEGDYEPRIQPGEVVCDICSEVKAVKFCQTCSVSYCETHIRQHYTIAALQRHTVVDVTGDLVQKLCQHDFSPLDVFCRTDQMLICSQCAETNHKGHDTFFHNREQAGRQVFEDEHQSQNLVDVLLPPGEIQFLSVTSDSVSLSWGPPEGLTRPQRFRVTWGCEGQTNCSLRVKGGYHLEINGLKPGEKYQFNVVTEGDDGRQSGLVSASVFTVVPTPRELKVDQIGATSFTLHWSKAAGMEQTPQGFLIVLCCQGTEPTTDITEDCNKTFFNLKPNNQYIVSVSTVLTNGEQSTPVFSTICTRKTKQKGREHETCKIL; the protein is encoded by the exons ATGAGTTATCATCAAGGGGAGCCCATGGATGATGAGACCATGGACCCTAAGAG TGTCCATACTGAGAAAAAAAAGTCACCAACCCCCAGTTGTGATTCACTGAAGAGCAACCAATCGATGGGGTTACCTATTTCTTTAAAGGAGGGAATCTCTACTCAAGATGAACG ATGCAGCTATCTGGAGCGAACATCATCATTTGGGAGTAATCTAAATTTTTCATGTGAGAGTGACCAATCATTGCATTTCACCTATTTTATCAAGGAGGGAGACTATGAACCAAG AATCCAACCAGGAGAGGTGGTCTGTGATATCTGCTCTGAGGTCAAAGCTGTGAAGTTCTGTCAGACCTGCAGTGTGTCCTACTGTGAGACCCACATCAGACAGCACTATACAATAGCAGCACTGCAGAGACACACAGTGGTGGATGTGACTGGAGACCTGGTACAGAAACTCTGTCAACATGACTTCAGTCCTCTGGACGTGTTCTGTAGGACAGACCAGATGCTGATCTGCAGTCAGTGTGCAGAGACAAACCACAAAGGACATGATACATTCTTTCATAATAGAGAACAAGCTGGAAGACAG GTATTTGAAGACGAACATCAAAGTCAGAACTTAGTTGATG TACTACTCCCTCCAGGAGAGATCCAGTTCCTGTCGGTGACTTCAGACTCTGTGTCTCTGAGCTGGGGTCCACCTGAAGGACTGACCAGACCACAGAGGTTCAGGGTGACCTGGGGATGTGAGGGGCAAACAAACTGCTCATTAAGAGTGAAAGGTGGGTATCACCTTGAAATAAATGGACTCAAACCTGGTGAAAAGTATCAGTTCAATGTGGTCACAGAGGGAGACGATGGAAGACAAAGTGGATTGGTCTCAGCATCTGTATTCACAG TGGTCCCAACACCAAGGGAGTTAAAGGTAGACCAAATAGGAGCAACGTCCTTCACCCTCCACTGGTCCAAGGCTGCAGGAATGGAACAAACCCCTCAGGGTTTCCTCATAGTCCTCTGTTGCCAAGGAACAGAACCCACTACAGATATTACTGAGGACTGCAACAAAACATTCTTCAATTTGAAACCTAACAATCAATACATAGTCAGTGTCTCAACTGTGCTGACCAATGGGGAACAGAGCACACCTGTCTTTTCAACCATCTGCAcaagaaagacaaaacaaaagggtAGGGAGCATGAGACTTGCAAAATTCTTTAA